From a single Coriobacteriaceae bacterium genomic region:
- the loaP gene encoding antiterminator LoaP — protein MLVWYVIQVINGREDVMRERIERVVPAGAMEELFYPQFLTEIKVHGEWVNTTKPLFPGYLICDTADPRTVQQYLLRMDDFARVLAQDGQFVPLAKEEVQLIGSFTHRGDRVVPMSEALKDGDQVVVTAGPLLSHEGLIKTINRRKSTAYLELNLCGRRVTTRVGLAVLSNEQRVMRNIKKAIA, from the coding sequence GTGCTCGTGTGGTATGTGATCCAGGTCATTAACGGTCGCGAAGACGTAATGCGTGAGCGCATCGAGCGCGTGGTGCCGGCTGGCGCCATGGAGGAGCTCTTTTACCCCCAATTTCTAACCGAGATCAAAGTACACGGCGAATGGGTCAATACAACCAAGCCGCTCTTTCCCGGTTATCTTATCTGCGACACGGCAGATCCCCGCACCGTGCAACAGTATCTGCTGCGCATGGACGACTTTGCCCGGGTGCTTGCCCAGGACGGTCAGTTTGTGCCGCTGGCAAAAGAAGAGGTCCAGCTTATTGGCAGCTTTACGCACAGGGGAGACCGCGTAGTGCCCATGAGCGAGGCCCTAAAAGATGGCGATCAGGTCGTAGTAACGGCTGGTCCGCTGCTGAGCCACGAAGGCCTTATCAAAACCATTAACAGACGCAAGAGCACTGCTTATTTGGAGCTCAACCTGTGCGGCCGGCGCGTAACCACCCGCGTTGGCCTCGCGGTGCTTTCAAACGAGCAGCGCGTCATGCGCAACATCAAAAAGGCAATCGCCTAG
- the glgB gene encoding 1,4-alpha-glucan branching protein GlgB — MMGSNVSDTKLKPVTKKPATRKPAPHAPELSKDDVYLFGIGMWERSWEKMGAHPDTQNRTRGWRFCVWAPDVKSVHVIGEFNDWDEESNPLVPVHTSAIWEGFIPGAEQGQLYKYLIETNEGEKLYKADPYAFKAECPPGTASVLWTLDGYKWNDAAWLKRRAGHNHMSQPLNIYEVHIGSWKRHGDAPQGEPDEYGNYPGPMDPFPAQRGEFYTYDDLSVELVDYVRDMGYTHIEVMPLMEHPFDGSWGYQTTGYYAATSRYGNPQQLMHFINACHEAGIGVIMDWVPGGFCADSHGLATFNGHMLFEHEIHPNWGTHKFDFARGEVRSFLVSNVLYWLENFHVDGIRMDGVSSMLYLNFGIDDPGQKKFNKYGTEEDLDASAFIRQVNCAVEAHYPDVMMMAEESTAWPLVTYPPQDGGLGFHYKWDMGWMNDTLHYMQTDFPWRPGNHGLLTFSIMYAFTENFICPLSHDEVVHGKCSLIGRMPGDWWRQFAGLRTLAFYQMTHPGAKLNFMGNEIGQFIEWRYYESIQWFLTEEYETHKHHQAFIKALNHLYTAEPALYERGYTDDGFTWIDADNSKQSIVSFVRQGEDVDDDLVILINFDPASYESFRVGVPREGDWEVIFDSDRPEFGGSGYAGEEPYTCSSEPYPWNGQMDSIEIKVPGLAGVVLKRRGPSSYKPPVVEEPKKATRKRTSSVKPKAAAAKKAPAKAKAAKPTAKASAKPATKKPAAKKAASKAKSASVKSTAKDA; from the coding sequence ATGATGGGATCAAACGTGAGCGATACAAAGCTAAAGCCAGTAACCAAAAAGCCCGCAACCCGCAAGCCGGCTCCTCACGCACCGGAGCTCTCTAAGGACGATGTCTATCTGTTTGGCATCGGTATGTGGGAGCGCAGCTGGGAAAAGATGGGCGCGCACCCGGACACGCAGAACCGTACGCGCGGCTGGCGTTTTTGCGTTTGGGCGCCCGATGTAAAGAGCGTTCACGTCATTGGCGAATTTAACGACTGGGATGAGGAATCCAACCCGCTGGTGCCCGTGCATACGAGCGCTATCTGGGAAGGCTTTATTCCTGGCGCCGAGCAGGGCCAGCTCTATAAGTACCTCATCGAGACCAACGAGGGCGAAAAGCTCTACAAGGCCGATCCGTACGCCTTTAAGGCAGAGTGCCCTCCGGGTACGGCAAGCGTGCTGTGGACGCTCGACGGCTACAAGTGGAACGACGCCGCATGGCTAAAGCGCCGTGCCGGCCATAACCACATGTCGCAGCCCCTTAACATCTACGAGGTGCATATTGGCTCGTGGAAGCGCCACGGCGACGCGCCACAGGGCGAGCCGGACGAGTACGGCAACTACCCCGGTCCCATGGATCCCTTCCCAGCGCAGCGCGGCGAGTTCTACACCTACGACGACCTGTCGGTGGAGCTCGTGGACTACGTGCGCGACATGGGCTATACGCACATCGAGGTCATGCCGCTCATGGAGCATCCCTTCGATGGCTCCTGGGGCTACCAGACGACCGGCTACTATGCCGCCACGTCGCGCTACGGCAATCCGCAGCAGCTCATGCACTTTATCAATGCGTGCCACGAAGCGGGCATCGGCGTGATCATGGACTGGGTGCCCGGCGGTTTTTGCGCCGACTCCCACGGCCTTGCCACCTTTAACGGCCACATGCTGTTTGAGCACGAGATTCACCCCAACTGGGGCACGCATAAGTTCGACTTCGCCCGCGGCGAGGTCCGCTCGTTCCTGGTCTCCAACGTGCTGTACTGGCTCGAGAACTTCCACGTGGACGGTATTCGCATGGACGGCGTGTCCAGCATGCTGTACCTCAACTTTGGCATCGACGATCCCGGCCAAAAGAAGTTCAACAAGTACGGTACCGAGGAGGACCTGGACGCCAGCGCGTTTATCCGTCAGGTCAACTGCGCTGTGGAGGCGCACTACCCCGACGTGATGATGATGGCCGAGGAGTCCACCGCGTGGCCGCTCGTGACCTATCCGCCGCAGGACGGCGGCCTGGGCTTCCACTACAAGTGGGACATGGGCTGGATGAACGACACCCTGCACTACATGCAGACCGATTTTCCGTGGCGCCCCGGCAACCACGGGCTGCTCACGTTCTCCATCATGTACGCCTTTACCGAGAACTTCATTTGCCCGTTGAGCCACGACGAGGTCGTGCACGGCAAGTGCTCGCTCATCGGCCGCATGCCGGGCGACTGGTGGCGCCAGTTTGCCGGCCTGCGCACGCTGGCCTTCTACCAGATGACGCACCCCGGTGCCAAGCTCAACTTTATGGGTAACGAGATCGGCCAGTTTATCGAGTGGCGCTACTACGAGTCCATCCAGTGGTTCCTGACCGAGGAGTACGAGACCCACAAGCATCATCAGGCGTTTATCAAGGCGCTCAACCACCTGTACACCGCCGAGCCCGCCCTGTACGAGCGCGGCTACACCGACGACGGCTTTACCTGGATCGATGCGGACAACTCCAAGCAGTCCATCGTGAGCTTTGTGCGCCAGGGCGAGGACGTCGATGACGACCTGGTGATCCTGATCAACTTTGACCCGGCGAGCTACGAGAGCTTCCGCGTGGGCGTGCCGCGCGAGGGTGACTGGGAGGTCATCTTCGATTCCGACCGTCCCGAGTTTGGTGGCAGCGGATACGCCGGCGAGGAGCCCTACACCTGCTCGAGCGAGCCCTATCCCTGGAACGGGCAGATGGACTCCATCGAGATCAAGGTGCCCGGTCTGGCAGGCGTGGTGCTTAAGCGCCGCGGTCCCAGCAGCTACAAGCCGCCCGTTGTCGAGGAGCCCAAGAAGGCCACGCGTAAGCGTACGTCCTCGGTGAAGCCCAAGGCCGCAGCCGCTAAGAAGGCTCCGGCCAAGGCTAAGGCTGCCAAGCCCACTGCCAAGGCTTCGGCAAAGCCCGCGACCAAGAAGCCGGCTGCCAAAAAGGCTGCTTCCAAGGCCAAGTCAGCTTCTGTTAAGTCGACCGCTAAGGACGCGTAA
- a CDS encoding thiamine diphosphokinase, producing MGCKVLVVCGSPVVASADLLRRLAGECDHVVAVDRGLDALLGAGLSCDVYVGDADTVSDAGRALVDAATDFEVERHDPYKDYTDLALALDSVRRRWPSAEVVATCATGGRPDMALSVLGLLAGYEDAPVWIAEDKVVARILRAGESWTIEGHEGSTFSIIAIAPNTEVSEHGLEWELDRAPLGLLADTGISNVVRSTATIQVHTGTAIAYLYQ from the coding sequence GTGGGTTGCAAGGTATTAGTAGTCTGCGGCTCACCCGTGGTGGCGAGCGCGGATCTGTTGCGTAGGCTAGCAGGGGAGTGTGACCACGTTGTCGCCGTGGACCGCGGACTCGACGCGCTGCTGGGCGCCGGCCTGAGCTGCGACGTGTATGTGGGGGATGCCGACACGGTGAGCGATGCGGGTCGCGCATTGGTCGATGCCGCCACCGACTTTGAAGTTGAGCGCCACGACCCGTACAAGGACTATACCGATCTGGCGCTGGCGCTCGATTCCGTCCGTCGCCGCTGGCCAAGTGCCGAAGTAGTTGCGACCTGCGCCACCGGCGGCCGTCCGGACATGGCGCTTTCCGTACTGGGGCTGCTTGCAGGCTACGAGGACGCTCCAGTCTGGATAGCCGAGGACAAGGTGGTCGCTCGCATCCTTCGCGCAGGCGAATCGTGGACCATTGAAGGCCACGAGGGCAGCACCTTCTCCATCATCGCCATTGCCCCCAACACCGAGGTAAGTGAACACGGCCTAGAATGGGAACTAGATCGCGCTCCGCTAGGCTTGTTAGCCGACACGGGCATCAGCAACGTCGTCAGGTCAACAGCCACAATCCAAGTCCACACTGGCACCGCCATCGCTTACCTATATCAATAG
- a CDS encoding HAD family phosphatase, with product MSHNAAPKVAFIFDCDGTLVNSTPVWAYAQPELLHRHGIDVTVDDFAQFEHLSLEDECQAYHDTWGIGANGEELYRELSNILIDGYSKVPPREGLLAFLEQAKAAGIAMCVATSTPAELVQSALAGAGLDAYMEFVTTTGEAGRSKQFPDVYELALRRLEERHECKFERAWVFEDAVFGLKSSGTAGFKRVGIYDPHGRMKRDDVRANCDIFIDSYEDLDLARVLSFEG from the coding sequence ATGTCCCATAACGCCGCTCCCAAGGTTGCTTTTATTTTCGATTGCGATGGCACGCTGGTTAATAGCACCCCCGTTTGGGCTTATGCTCAGCCTGAATTATTGCACCGCCACGGGATTGACGTGACCGTGGATGACTTTGCCCAATTTGAGCACCTGTCGCTGGAGGACGAGTGCCAGGCCTACCACGACACGTGGGGCATTGGCGCGAATGGCGAGGAACTATATCGTGAACTGAGCAATATTCTGATTGATGGGTACTCCAAGGTGCCGCCGCGCGAGGGGCTCCTGGCATTTTTGGAGCAGGCGAAGGCGGCGGGCATTGCCATGTGCGTGGCTACGTCCACGCCGGCCGAGCTGGTGCAGTCTGCGCTCGCAGGTGCGGGGCTCGACGCTTACATGGAGTTTGTTACCACGACGGGCGAGGCGGGACGCTCCAAACAGTTCCCCGATGTGTACGAGCTGGCTCTGCGCCGCTTGGAGGAGCGCCACGAGTGCAAGTTTGAACGCGCTTGGGTGTTTGAGGACGCTGTCTTTGGTCTAAAGAGTTCTGGCACCGCCGGCTTTAAGCGCGTGGGCATCTATGACCCGCACGGCCGTATGAAGCGCGACGACGTACGCGCCAACTGCGATATCTTTATCGACAGCTATGAGGACCTGGATCTGGCCCGTGTGCTTTCGTTTGAGGGATAG
- a CDS encoding sugar transferase, with translation MSDKTQFATDAPAGAALIAQAMDRREGAGRYKAMQSIMDWDRSRLVYRAVKRAFDVVFSGCVLAVIAVPSLVLAAAIRLESEGNPFYSQIRVGQTRPDGSLTTFRMWKFRSMYKDADKRLAELKERNEIAGAMFKMKEDPRVTRIGKFIRKHSIDEFPQFLNVFLGQMSVVGPRPPLPNEVAEYTEYDLQRLAVKPGITGWWQVTERNSTGFEGMVRRDLEYIAKRGVFFDLKIILLTVIEVVSGNGAC, from the coding sequence GTGTCGGATAAAACTCAATTTGCAACGGATGCGCCTGCGGGGGCAGCGCTCATTGCTCAGGCCATGGACCGACGCGAGGGCGCCGGCCGCTACAAGGCCATGCAGTCCATCATGGACTGGGATCGTTCGCGCTTGGTCTACCGCGCCGTTAAGCGCGCCTTTGACGTCGTGTTCAGCGGCTGCGTGCTGGCCGTCATCGCCGTTCCCAGCCTTGTGCTTGCCGCGGCCATCCGCCTTGAGAGCGAGGGCAACCCCTTCTACAGCCAGATCCGCGTGGGCCAGACTCGACCCGACGGCAGCTTGACTACTTTCCGCATGTGGAAGTTCCGAAGTATGTACAAGGACGCCGACAAGCGCCTCGCCGAGCTCAAGGAGCGCAACGAGATCGCCGGCGCCATGTTCAAGATGAAGGAGGACCCCCGCGTCACCAGGATCGGGAAGTTCATCCGCAAACATTCCATCGACGAGTTCCCGCAGTTCCTTAATGTGTTCCTGGGCCAAATGTCTGTCGTCGGCCCGCGCCCGCCGCTGCCCAACGAGGTCGCGGAGTACACCGAGTACGACCTGCAGCGCCTGGCAGTGAAACCAGGTATTACCGGCTGGTGGCAGGTCACTGAGCGCAACTCGACGGGATTCGAAGGCATGGTCCGTCGCGACCTGGAATATATCGCCAAACGGGGCGTTTTCTTCGATTTAAAAATAATCCTACTCACTGTGATTGAGGTCGTCAGCGGAAATGGCGCTTGCTAA